One Fontisphaera persica DNA window includes the following coding sequences:
- a CDS encoding DUF4388 domain-containing protein, protein MKTSRHVGGGKSEQASRRTSRPGETGRLSLLWLSGPCTGEEVVLPIDRPTICGRSREADLRIEDDLVSRRHTKIVHKEGQYLVEDLGSKNGTFLNGEKLTGPAALKPGDYLRIGEATFHVVVPCVVGEQARSWWEQTQRTMVTMAHPSPQQAAAAPKISGSLTEVPLMDLLQLLSNSMKTGCVTLRQDAQRADIWLRQGQIYYASLNQQPAPRPEKTLMRILRWSAGTFTFTPGTEQTAPVEITEPTGSVLLEGARQADEISAFDELLPPLTARLQLAFPLPHPLRQCTPEELDVLQLVLEHGVLEKVLDAFPGSDLDALQILVPMLQKKLITHAVDSPPPQ, encoded by the coding sequence ATGAAAACCTCACGTCATGTTGGCGGCGGCAAATCGGAGCAGGCCAGCCGGCGAACTTCCCGGCCAGGCGAAACAGGCCGGTTATCGTTGCTCTGGCTTTCCGGACCCTGCACGGGCGAGGAGGTGGTTCTGCCGATTGACCGGCCAACCATTTGCGGACGCAGCCGCGAGGCGGACCTGCGCATTGAAGATGATTTGGTTTCGCGCCGGCACACCAAAATTGTCCATAAGGAAGGCCAGTATCTGGTGGAGGACTTGGGCTCCAAAAACGGCACTTTTCTTAACGGTGAAAAGTTGACCGGCCCAGCCGCCTTGAAGCCGGGCGATTACCTGCGCATCGGCGAGGCCACTTTTCATGTGGTCGTGCCCTGTGTGGTGGGGGAGCAGGCCCGGTCCTGGTGGGAGCAGACCCAGCGCACCATGGTCACCATGGCGCATCCGTCGCCGCAACAGGCAGCGGCGGCTCCCAAGATTAGCGGGTCACTGACAGAAGTGCCCTTGATGGATTTGTTGCAACTGCTCTCCAACAGCATGAAAACCGGCTGCGTGACCCTGCGCCAGGATGCTCAGCGGGCCGACATCTGGTTGCGGCAGGGGCAAATCTATTATGCCAGTCTCAACCAGCAACCCGCGCCCCGGCCCGAAAAAACACTCATGCGCATCCTGCGCTGGTCGGCCGGCACGTTCACGTTCACGCCAGGCACGGAGCAAACGGCGCCCGTCGAAATCACCGAACCTACCGGCTCGGTCCTGCTGGAGGGTGCGCGGCAGGCTGATGAAATTTCCGCTTTTGACGAATTACTCCCTCCCTTGACCGCCCGATTGCAGCTCGCTTTCCCCCTGCCACATCCCTTGCGTCAATGCACTCCCGAGGAATTGGATGTGTTGCAACTGGTCCTGGAGCATGGAGTGCTCGAAAAGGTTCTGGATGCTTTTCCCGGCTCGGATTTGGATGCCCTCCAGATTTTGGTCCCGATGTTGCAAAAGAAATTAATCACCCACGCCGTAGATTCTCCGCCGCCCCAATAA
- a CDS encoding RidA family protein — MSSKQIIRPASAPAPVGPYSHAVRAGQFLFCSGQIPLDPATGQLVAGGIREQTRRVLENIRLLLGDQGLDFRHVVKSTVFMVNLGEFAAMNEVYAEYFPQEPPARSTVQVAALPRGALVEIEVLAQYPESA, encoded by the coding sequence ATGAGTTCCAAACAAATTATTCGTCCCGCCAGTGCACCCGCTCCGGTGGGTCCCTACAGCCATGCAGTGCGCGCCGGCCAATTTCTGTTTTGCTCGGGGCAAATCCCTTTGGACCCGGCCACCGGCCAATTGGTGGCTGGGGGCATCCGGGAGCAAACCCGCCGCGTCCTGGAAAATATCCGCCTGCTCCTGGGTGACCAGGGACTCGACTTTCGGCACGTGGTGAAGAGCACCGTTTTCATGGTCAATCTCGGTGAGTTTGCCGCCATGAACGAAGTCTATGCCGAGTATTTCCCGCAGGAGCCGCCGGCACGCTCCACCGTGCAGGTGGCCGCCCTGCCCCGCGGGGCGCTGGTAGAAATCGAGGTCCTTGCGCAATATCCGGAGAGCGCCTGA
- the iscX gene encoding Fe-S cluster assembly protein IscX, with the protein MKLTWKDHEEIAWALMDKYPDQDPLKLSFPKLHKMVIELEDFGDDPNASNEKVLENIQMAWYEERK; encoded by the coding sequence ATGAAATTAACTTGGAAAGACCACGAAGAAATCGCCTGGGCGCTCATGGATAAATATCCTGACCAGGACCCGCTTAAACTCAGCTTTCCCAAACTTCACAAAATGGTGATTGAACTGGAGGATTTTGGCGACGACCCGAATGCCTCCAATGAAAAGGTCCTCGAGAACATCCAAATGGCCTGGTACGAAGAACGCAAATAG
- a CDS encoding enolase C-terminal domain-like protein, which translates to MPKATDIRVVGAAVYWLPVHTRVPLKFGPETLTSVTCVRVKVRVMDRCGRRAEGWGETPLSVQWVWPSAMPYAGRHHQLKNFCVRLAAAWADFDAWGHPLEIGHDFQAQILPSLLALHNEGQSEPMPWLAALVACSAFDLAVHDAFGCLLQKPVYHLYTADFLNRDLAHFLEPAEDLAPATFRGRYPADFLTPAPPRSLLAWHLVGGLDKLDPAELTEDDPQDGYPVLLADWIQRDGLQCLKIKLRGNDAAWDYQRLVRVGELACQHGVAHLSADFNCTVTDPAYVNEILDRLRAEHPALFDLLLYVEQPFPYDLEAHRLDVHSVAARKPLFLDESAHDWKLVRLGRSLGWNGVALKTCKTQTGAILSACWARTHGLQLMVQDLTNPMLAQIPHVQLAAHVGTIAGVETNAMQFYPAASLPEAAVHPGLYQRRLGRVDWSTVQGPGFGYRLAEIQRTLPPPACECGI; encoded by the coding sequence ATGCCCAAGGCAACCGACATTCGCGTGGTGGGCGCTGCGGTGTACTGGCTGCCGGTGCACACGCGCGTGCCGCTCAAGTTTGGCCCGGAAACGCTGACCAGCGTCACGTGCGTGCGGGTGAAGGTGCGGGTCATGGACCGATGCGGGCGCCGCGCCGAAGGCTGGGGCGAAACTCCGCTCAGTGTCCAATGGGTCTGGCCCAGCGCCATGCCCTATGCTGGGCGCCATCATCAACTGAAAAACTTCTGCGTGCGGCTGGCCGCCGCGTGGGCCGACTTCGATGCGTGGGGGCATCCGCTGGAAATTGGCCATGATTTCCAGGCGCAAATCCTGCCCTCGCTCCTGGCCCTCCACAACGAAGGGCAAAGCGAACCCATGCCCTGGCTGGCGGCGCTCGTGGCCTGCTCTGCCTTTGACCTGGCCGTCCATGATGCCTTCGGCTGCCTGCTGCAGAAGCCGGTGTATCATCTTTACACCGCCGATTTCCTGAACCGGGACCTGGCCCATTTTCTGGAGCCGGCGGAAGACCTCGCCCCCGCGACGTTTCGCGGCCGGTATCCGGCCGATTTTTTGACACCGGCTCCGCCGCGTTCACTGCTGGCGTGGCACCTGGTGGGCGGCCTGGACAAACTGGACCCCGCGGAATTGACAGAGGACGACCCGCAGGACGGTTATCCTGTGCTGCTGGCGGATTGGATTCAGCGCGACGGGTTGCAATGTCTGAAAATCAAGCTGCGCGGCAACGATGCCGCGTGGGATTACCAGCGGCTGGTGCGGGTGGGGGAACTGGCCTGCCAGCACGGGGTGGCGCATTTGTCGGCCGACTTCAACTGCACCGTCACCGATCCCGCCTACGTCAACGAAATCCTGGATCGCCTGCGCGCCGAGCATCCCGCGCTGTTTGATTTGTTGTTGTACGTGGAGCAACCCTTTCCTTATGACTTGGAAGCGCACCGGCTGGATGTCCACAGCGTGGCCGCCCGCAAACCGCTGTTTCTGGACGAAAGCGCGCACGACTGGAAACTTGTCCGCCTGGGGCGCTCGCTGGGCTGGAATGGTGTGGCGCTGAAGACATGCAAAACGCAAACCGGCGCAATCCTGAGCGCCTGCTGGGCCAGAACGCATGGCTTGCAACTCATGGTGCAGGACCTCACCAACCCCATGCTGGCGCAAATCCCGCACGTGCAGCTCGCCGCCCACGTGGGCACCATCGCCGGAGTGGAAACCAATGCCATGCAATTTTACCCTGCCGCCTCCCTTCCCGAAGCCGCCGTGCATCCCGGCCTCTACCAGCGGCGTCTGGGCCGCGTGGACTGGTCCACGGTGCAGGGGCCGGGCTTTGGTTACCGCCTGGCGGAAATCCAGCGCACCCTGCCGCCCCCCGCCTGCGAGTGCGGCATTTGA
- a CDS encoding ACT domain-containing protein, with protein sequence MKIKQLSLFLENKPGALSAPMRVLAAEGLNITTLSIADTQNFGILRLILRDWERARELLEKNGFVVKVTDVVAIEVPDKPGGLAEVLGVLEGTGINVEYMYAFTLKKEDKGVLVFRFDDPDRAVTTLQQHRINVVDQIEIFRRANGQA encoded by the coding sequence ATGAAAATCAAACAACTCTCCCTCTTCCTGGAAAACAAGCCCGGGGCGCTCAGCGCTCCCATGCGGGTGCTCGCCGCCGAGGGCCTGAACATCACCACGCTGTCCATTGCCGACACCCAGAACTTCGGCATCCTGCGGCTCATCCTGCGCGACTGGGAAAGGGCCCGCGAGCTGCTCGAAAAAAATGGTTTCGTGGTCAAGGTCACCGATGTGGTGGCCATTGAAGTGCCGGACAAACCGGGCGGGCTGGCGGAAGTGCTGGGGGTGCTGGAAGGCACCGGCATTAATGTGGAATACATGTACGCCTTCACGCTGAAAAAAGAGGACAAAGGCGTGCTGGTCTTTCGTTTTGACGATCCGGATCGCGCGGTAACCACATTACAGCAACACCGGATCAACGTGGTGGATCAAATCGAAATCTTCCGCCGCGCCAACGGCCAAGCCTGA
- a CDS encoding phenylacetate--CoA ligase family protein, translating to MSKSDNHPPFHPVSAPDFLPPAQLRALQWQRLQAIVHRAYERQPLFRQRMDERGLKPADLRSLEDIRKLPFMVKTDLRDTYPFGLFASPMSEIVRLHASSGTTGKPIVVAYNAADIEVWTNAMVRSFAACGVHEGDIIQNAYGYGLFTGGLGAHYGAERLGATVIPISGGNTQRQLMVMKDFGVTVICCTPSYFLHILDQAAEMGIDLRELPLRAGIFGAEPWTENMRQRIQQESGIKAYDIYGLSEIVGPGVAMECQCQCGPHIFEDYFYPEIIDPQTGEVLGDEQEGELVLTTLAKQAMPMIRYRTRDITALTSEPCACGRTLRRIKRISRRSDDMFIIRGVNVYPSQIEAALLSVEGTLPHYQIILTREKGLDEMEVQVEVTAEVFSDTIGALENLQERLAHAIESTVGLRARVRLVTPRTLQRSEGKAKRVIDQRKM from the coding sequence ATGAGCAAATCCGATAATCATCCGCCGTTTCACCCGGTCAGCGCCCCGGATTTCCTGCCGCCCGCCCAATTGCGCGCCCTCCAATGGCAGCGGCTGCAGGCGATTGTCCACCGCGCTTACGAACGCCAGCCCCTCTTCCGTCAGCGCATGGACGAACGCGGGCTGAAACCCGCCGACCTGCGCAGCCTGGAGGACATCCGCAAACTGCCCTTCATGGTCAAAACAGATTTGCGCGACACCTACCCGTTCGGGCTGTTTGCCAGTCCCATGAGTGAAATCGTGCGGCTGCACGCCTCCAGCGGCACAACGGGCAAACCCATCGTCGTGGCTTACAACGCTGCGGACATTGAAGTATGGACCAATGCCATGGTGCGCAGTTTTGCCGCCTGCGGCGTGCATGAGGGCGACATCATTCAGAACGCCTACGGCTATGGCCTGTTCACGGGGGGATTGGGCGCCCATTACGGCGCGGAGCGGCTGGGGGCCACCGTCATCCCCATCAGCGGCGGCAACACCCAGCGCCAATTGATGGTGATGAAAGACTTTGGCGTGACGGTAATCTGCTGCACACCGAGTTATTTCCTCCATATTCTTGACCAGGCCGCCGAGATGGGCATTGACCTGCGCGAGCTGCCCCTGCGCGCGGGCATCTTTGGAGCGGAGCCGTGGACGGAAAACATGCGCCAGCGCATCCAGCAGGAAAGCGGCATCAAGGCCTACGATATTTACGGCCTGTCGGAAATTGTGGGACCCGGGGTGGCGATGGAATGCCAATGCCAGTGCGGCCCGCACATTTTCGAGGACTACTTTTATCCGGAAATCATAGACCCGCAGACGGGCGAGGTGTTGGGCGATGAACAGGAGGGCGAGCTGGTGCTCACCACGCTGGCCAAACAAGCCATGCCCATGATCCGGTATCGCACGCGCGACATCACCGCCCTGACCAGCGAGCCGTGCGCCTGCGGGCGCACCCTGCGCCGCATCAAGCGCATCTCCCGCCGCAGCGACGACATGTTCATCATCCGCGGGGTCAATGTTTATCCCTCGCAAATCGAGGCGGCCCTGCTCAGCGTGGAAGGCACCCTGCCCCATTACCAGATCATCCTCACCCGCGAAAAAGGCCTGGACGAAATGGAAGTGCAGGTCGAGGTCACCGCCGAGGTGTTCAGCGACACCATTGGCGCGCTGGAGAACTTGCAGGAACGCCTGGCTCATGCCATTGAAAGCACGGTGGGGCTGCGGGCCCGGGTGCGGCTGGTGACCCCGCGCACCCTCCAGCGCAGCGAAGGCAAAGCCAAACGGGTCATTGACCAACGGAAAATGTAA
- a CDS encoding RNA polymerase sigma factor has product MPHRAALEKYYDEHAQAVFAYALNMTRNEADARDVLQEVFLKLARQADDLHSLRDPRGYLLRLAHNLMVDYFRRQATQQRATEALGGEEEILFAPTADPDEAIFRQQLAQALGELPPEQRAVIHLKLWENLTFEAIGAMLDISPHTAASRYRYGLDKLQARLRPLYEELRT; this is encoded by the coding sequence ATGCCTCATCGGGCGGCACTGGAAAAGTACTATGACGAACACGCGCAGGCCGTGTTTGCCTATGCGTTGAACATGACCCGCAACGAGGCTGATGCGCGTGACGTTTTGCAGGAAGTTTTTCTGAAGCTCGCCCGGCAGGCCGATGACTTGCATTCCTTGCGTGACCCACGCGGTTACCTGTTACGTCTGGCGCACAATCTGATGGTGGATTATTTCCGCCGACAGGCCACCCAGCAACGCGCCACCGAGGCCCTGGGCGGAGAAGAGGAAATCCTGTTTGCTCCCACCGCCGACCCCGATGAGGCAATTTTTCGTCAACAATTGGCGCAAGCTCTAGGGGAGCTTCCCCCGGAGCAGCGGGCTGTCATCCATCTCAAACTCTGGGAAAATCTAACTTTTGAAGCCATTGGGGCGATGTTGGACATCTCGCCCCATACGGCGGCCAGCCGGTATCGCTATGGCTTAGACAAATTACAGGCCCGGCTGCGTCCTCTCTACGAAGAACTGCGCACCTGA
- the pncA gene encoding bifunctional nicotinamidase/pyrazinamidase, producing MPRLAFIIVDVQHDFLPGGALPVPEGDQVIPVINRLQPQYELVVATQDWHPPAHGSFASAHPGRQPGEVIQLNGLPQVLWPDHCVQGSYGAELARGLDTTRIARVFQKGTDPAVDSYSGFFDNGRRHDTGLADFLRQQGVQEVHVAGLATDYCVKYTALDAARLGFKTRVLLPACRGVNLHPGDVERAVAEMRAAGVDIMPA from the coding sequence ATGCCCAGACTAGCGTTCATTATCGTGGATGTGCAACACGACTTCCTGCCAGGGGGCGCGTTGCCCGTGCCCGAGGGAGACCAAGTGATTCCGGTCATCAATCGTTTGCAACCCCAATACGAACTGGTGGTGGCCACCCAGGACTGGCACCCGCCGGCCCATGGCAGTTTTGCTTCAGCGCATCCGGGCAGGCAGCCGGGTGAGGTGATTCAACTCAACGGCCTGCCGCAAGTGTTGTGGCCGGATCATTGCGTGCAGGGTTCTTATGGCGCGGAACTGGCGCGTGGTTTGGACACCACCCGCATCGCTCGCGTTTTCCAGAAGGGCACGGACCCGGCGGTGGACAGCTACAGCGGCTTTTTCGACAACGGCCGCCGCCATGACACCGGTTTGGCCGATTTCTTGCGCCAGCAAGGCGTCCAGGAAGTGCACGTGGCGGGGCTGGCTACCGATTATTGCGTCAAATACACCGCCCTGGATGCCGCCCGGCTGGGATTCAAAACCCGCGTCCTCCTGCCCGCTTGCCGCGGCGTCAACCTCCACCCGGGCGACGTGGAACGGGCCGTGGCCGAAATGCGCGCCGCCGGGGTGGATATAATGCCGGCGTGA
- a CDS encoding zinc ribbon domain-containing protein — protein MKASKGAGQVFSLLVPAARMATQQIRALTKPGAADTMTPHCMLEVIEKLLVLQDRDRRLSRLRMELERIPAERKEALAKAEMAQKALEQARLQVKTLESERKRLELEVEAKNELIQRYQTQQFQTRKNEEFKALGHEIELNKKLKFDLENQVLDLMEKIEAAQKQVEAATRAAAEAKKLTDELVAQLNQREANLKKDFDAVTAERATLAAAVDSAALYRYERLLKARGDNVIVGIDHGVCGGCHMRVSRQTVVDCRAAQEIVTCLNCGRILYYSPEMDVSVTD, from the coding sequence GTGAAGGCGAGCAAGGGGGCGGGTCAAGTCTTCAGCCTGCTGGTCCCAGCCGCCCGCATGGCTACGCAGCAAATCCGCGCGTTGACGAAGCCCGGCGCAGCCGATACGATGACGCCCCATTGCATGTTGGAAGTGATCGAAAAATTGCTGGTGCTCCAGGATCGTGACCGCCGTCTGAGCCGGTTGCGGATGGAGCTGGAACGCATTCCCGCGGAACGCAAGGAGGCCCTGGCGAAGGCGGAGATGGCGCAAAAGGCGTTGGAGCAGGCCAGGTTGCAGGTGAAAACTTTGGAAAGTGAGCGCAAGCGTCTGGAGCTGGAAGTGGAGGCGAAAAACGAATTGATTCAACGCTATCAAACCCAGCAATTTCAAACCCGCAAAAACGAGGAATTCAAGGCACTGGGCCACGAAATCGAGCTGAACAAGAAGCTGAAATTTGATTTGGAAAACCAGGTCCTTGACCTGATGGAAAAGATTGAGGCGGCCCAGAAACAGGTGGAAGCGGCCACCCGCGCTGCCGCCGAGGCTAAAAAGTTAACCGACGAGCTGGTGGCGCAGCTCAACCAGCGCGAGGCTAATCTCAAGAAGGATTTTGATGCCGTGACCGCCGAGCGGGCCACCCTGGCCGCGGCCGTGGACAGCGCCGCCCTCTACCGTTATGAGCGGCTGCTCAAGGCCCGCGGCGACAATGTTATCGTGGGCATTGACCACGGAGTGTGCGGCGGCTGCCACATGCGGGTCAGCCGGCAAACGGTGGTGGACTGCCGGGCCGCCCAGGAAATCGTCACCTGCCTGAACTGCGGGCGCATCCTCTATTATTCTCCCGAGATGGATGTGTCCGTCACCGATTAA
- the lhgO gene encoding L-2-hydroxyglutarate oxidase: MKQAWNNRRVLIVGGGIVGLATARQMLRRWPGVKIRVLEKESAVGQHQTTHNSGVLHAGLYYKPGSAKARLAVSGIRQMVAFCQEQQIPHEICGKLVVAADESELPRLHALHERGQQNGLQGLKLLDREEMREIEPHVGGVAALRVPEEGIVDYARVCEALVQELHRLGGQVTTSARVFRLQSTASGWVAQTTAGDFEGDFLLNCAGLHCDRVSEMAGEQRSVRIVPFRGEYYKIRPERQHLVRHLIYPVPDPQFPFLGVHFTRLIHGGIEAGPNAVLAWAREGYRKTDINLVDLWDALSFLGLWRFLRRHQRMCWQEWLRSFSKQRFCASLQRLVPEIQPEDLAPGGAGVRAQAMSVDGELVSDFHLIQRPRALHVLNAPSPAATASLAIGEEIANRLED; the protein is encoded by the coding sequence ATGAAACAGGCTTGGAATAACCGGCGGGTGTTGATTGTGGGGGGCGGCATTGTGGGACTGGCCACCGCCCGCCAGATGCTCCGGCGCTGGCCCGGCGTGAAAATTCGGGTGCTCGAAAAAGAATCCGCCGTGGGCCAGCATCAAACCACCCACAACAGCGGTGTGCTGCACGCCGGCCTGTATTACAAGCCCGGCTCCGCCAAGGCGCGGCTGGCCGTCAGCGGCATCCGGCAAATGGTGGCCTTCTGCCAGGAACAGCAAATTCCCCATGAAATCTGCGGCAAATTGGTGGTGGCGGCGGATGAGTCCGAGTTGCCCCGCCTGCATGCCCTGCATGAGCGAGGCCAGCAAAATGGCCTGCAGGGTTTGAAGCTGCTGGACCGGGAGGAGATGCGGGAAATCGAGCCGCACGTGGGGGGCGTGGCGGCGCTGCGGGTGCCGGAGGAAGGCATTGTGGATTATGCGCGGGTCTGTGAAGCGTTGGTCCAGGAACTCCACCGCCTGGGCGGCCAGGTGACCACGTCCGCCCGGGTTTTCCGGCTCCAATCCACCGCCTCGGGCTGGGTGGCCCAAACCACCGCGGGGGATTTTGAGGGAGATTTCCTGCTCAATTGCGCCGGGCTGCATTGTGACCGCGTCAGCGAAATGGCGGGCGAACAACGCAGTGTGCGGATTGTGCCCTTCCGCGGCGAGTACTACAAAATCCGCCCCGAGCGCCAACACTTGGTGCGGCATCTGATTTATCCGGTGCCTGACCCCCAATTCCCTTTCCTGGGAGTTCATTTCACCCGCCTGATTCATGGCGGCATCGAGGCCGGCCCCAACGCCGTGCTCGCCTGGGCGCGGGAAGGTTATCGAAAAACGGACATTAACTTGGTGGACTTGTGGGATGCGCTCAGCTTCCTCGGCTTGTGGCGATTCCTGCGCCGTCATCAAAGAATGTGCTGGCAGGAATGGCTGCGCTCCTTCAGCAAACAACGATTTTGCGCCTCATTGCAACGCTTGGTGCCTGAAATCCAGCCTGAAGACCTTGCTCCCGGCGGAGCGGGGGTCCGCGCCCAGGCCATGAGCGTGGACGGTGAACTGGTCAGTGATTTTCACCTCATCCAGCGCCCCCGCGCCCTGCATGTTTTGAATGCCCCCAGTCCGGCGGCCACCGCTTCCTTGGCCATCGGCGAAGAAATCGCTAATCGCTTGGAAGATTAA
- a CDS encoding Hsp20/alpha crystallin family protein, whose protein sequence is MTLMRWQRPEINPWFSMEPLGRLQDEINRLFDATLPEWSAFPRLMGAWGPALDLFEDKDNLVAKVELPGMKKEDIEVSLHEGTLTVAGERKADDQFKDAEAHRLERFYGRFQRSVALPVPVNADAVKASYTDGVLTVILPKAEEAKPKQIAVSVGA, encoded by the coding sequence ATGACACTGATGCGTTGGCAAAGACCGGAAATCAACCCTTGGTTCAGCATGGAGCCATTGGGTCGTTTGCAGGATGAAATCAACCGTTTGTTCGACGCGACGCTGCCGGAGTGGAGCGCTTTTCCGCGGCTGATGGGAGCTTGGGGGCCGGCGCTGGATTTGTTTGAAGACAAGGACAACCTGGTGGCGAAGGTCGAACTGCCGGGAATGAAGAAGGAAGATATCGAGGTGTCCCTCCATGAAGGGACCCTGACGGTGGCGGGTGAGCGCAAGGCGGACGACCAGTTCAAGGATGCCGAGGCTCATCGGCTGGAGCGGTTTTATGGGCGGTTTCAGCGCTCGGTGGCATTGCCCGTGCCGGTGAACGCGGACGCGGTCAAGGCCAGCTATACCGACGGCGTGCTCACGGTGATTCTGCCCAAGGCGGAAGAAGCCAAGCCCAAGCAGATTGCCGTGAGTGTGGGCGCGTAA
- a CDS encoding Hsp20/alpha crystallin family protein has product MSSHAIEKKEAAAPAPVTREQELWMAPNVDIYETKEAYTILAEMPGVNKAGLEVTVEDNELVITGRRDLTPFKGETLHRETRPAHYRRVFELDPAIDTNRISARMEQGVLTLVLPKAEKAKPRRVVVEG; this is encoded by the coding sequence ATGAGCAGCCATGCCATTGAGAAAAAGGAAGCCGCGGCCCCGGCGCCGGTGACGCGGGAACAGGAATTGTGGATGGCGCCGAACGTGGACATCTACGAAACCAAAGAGGCTTACACCATTTTGGCAGAGATGCCCGGGGTGAACAAAGCCGGTTTGGAAGTCACAGTGGAGGACAATGAGCTGGTAATCACCGGCCGGCGGGATTTGACGCCCTTCAAGGGCGAAACCCTGCATCGGGAGACCCGCCCGGCACATTACCGGCGGGTGTTCGAGCTGGACCCGGCCATTGACACCAACCGGATTTCTGCCCGGATGGAGCAGGGAGTGTTAACCCTGGTGCTGCCCAAAGCGGAAAAGGCCAAACCTCGGCGGGTGGTGGTGGAGGGTTAA
- a CDS encoding MFS transporter has translation MAPDEKAPAAQDRPRRSLRWAMLMQYATCGAVIPFVSMWLVDRGLSYHQISHIIMTSAGVLLVAPFFWGMVADRFIPLDRVLMWVNVLGAAALVVLSQQHQFQGLLVGYVAYTAFIFPTFHLINALGFHHLYRPESSFSGLRAWGSVGWIIPFLPISLWTASRHEAGLNFVLYLGMGLGLAMATLCWFLPRTPCGGRKKTAGGGHPAYLQAVRELLSNPNYLVVLLSMFLLSGSFSLVTFYSPPFLEELGMARPWIGPAQAIGVVFEVWLFQHQPELIRRLNLVRTVVLGCLALVVRNLMFSVFSDLWLLAFSYLLAGAFVVLYHIGASMLVNRLATDAVRASAQTMMGICSMGLGPMFANWMAGRLAAMSGNNLRPVFLFATFLAMLATLLIVAAHKSLRRVLQRESTPENGRPAAE, from the coding sequence ATGGCACCGGATGAGAAGGCTCCGGCAGCGCAGGACCGGCCGCGGCGGTCGCTGCGGTGGGCCATGTTGATGCAGTACGCCACCTGCGGGGCGGTCATTCCCTTTGTGAGCATGTGGCTGGTGGACCGTGGCCTGAGCTACCACCAAATCAGCCACATCATCATGACTTCCGCGGGGGTGTTGCTGGTCGCGCCCTTTTTCTGGGGGATGGTGGCAGACCGGTTCATCCCGCTGGACCGGGTGTTGATGTGGGTGAATGTCCTCGGAGCGGCCGCCCTGGTGGTCCTGTCTCAACAACATCAGTTTCAAGGTTTGTTGGTGGGTTACGTCGCTTATACCGCCTTTATTTTCCCCACCTTTCATCTCATTAACGCCTTGGGCTTTCATCACCTCTACCGGCCGGAGTCCAGTTTCAGTGGCTTGCGCGCCTGGGGTTCCGTGGGGTGGATTATCCCCTTTTTGCCGATTTCCCTTTGGACGGCCTCGCGCCATGAGGCAGGCCTCAATTTTGTCCTGTATTTGGGGATGGGGTTGGGCCTGGCCATGGCCACACTCTGCTGGTTTTTGCCCCGCACGCCGTGTGGGGGCCGTAAAAAAACGGCAGGAGGCGGGCATCCCGCCTATTTGCAGGCCGTGCGGGAGTTGTTGTCCAATCCCAATTACCTGGTGGTTTTGCTGAGCATGTTTTTGTTGTCCGGTTCTTTTTCCCTGGTGACTTTCTATAGTCCGCCGTTTTTGGAGGAACTGGGCATGGCACGGCCCTGGATTGGGCCTGCTCAGGCCATCGGAGTGGTCTTCGAGGTGTGGCTTTTCCAACATCAGCCGGAATTGATTCGACGGCTGAACCTGGTACGGACAGTGGTGCTGGGCTGTTTGGCCCTGGTGGTGCGCAACCTGATGTTCAGCGTCTTCAGTGACTTATGGCTGCTGGCCTTCAGTTACCTCCTGGCGGGCGCTTTTGTGGTCCTCTATCACATCGGCGCCAGCATGCTGGTCAATCGTCTGGCCACCGATGCCGTGCGGGCCTCCGCGCAAACCATGATGGGCATCTGCAGCATGGGCTTGGGGCCGATGTTTGCCAATTGGATGGCGGGGCGGCTGGCGGCCATGTCAGGCAATAATTTGCGGCCGGTATTTTTATTCGCCACCTTTTTGGCCATGTTGGCCACGCTCTTGATTGTGGCGGCTCACAAATCGCTGCGCCGCGTGCTGCAGCGGGAATCCACGCCGGAAAACGGCCGCCCGGCCGCCGAATAA